Proteins from a single region of Belliella baltica DSM 15883:
- a CDS encoding MOSC domain-containing protein — protein sequence MHLSGIYIYPIKSLSGISLTEAILEEKGIRYDRRWMLVDESGMFLSQRTFPKMALLQVSLNSDGLVVTDKNNSEINISIPFEPKSTLRKSVTIWEDTIEAQLVDENISKWFSEQLEMPCDLVIMPDSTQRKLKEKYAVNGESVSFADGMPYLLIGQSSLIDLNAKLENPVPMDRFRPNFVFEGGEEFIEDTWEEIQIGDALFKITKPCARCVMTTINQDDASKSKEPLRTLATYRTVDGKVMFGQNMLLLKGVKVKIGDSLKTIKLK from the coding sequence ATGCATTTAAGCGGCATTTATATATACCCGATCAAATCTTTGAGCGGCATCAGTTTGACTGAAGCAATTTTAGAAGAAAAAGGAATTCGATATGACAGAAGATGGATGCTGGTGGACGAGTCTGGTATGTTTTTATCCCAAAGAACTTTTCCAAAAATGGCTCTTCTACAAGTAAGCCTCAACTCAGATGGTCTAGTTGTGACTGACAAAAATAATAGTGAAATCAACATTTCAATTCCTTTTGAGCCAAAAAGCACCTTAAGAAAATCAGTAACCATTTGGGAAGATACTATCGAGGCTCAATTGGTGGATGAAAATATCAGCAAATGGTTTTCTGAGCAACTTGAAATGCCTTGTGACTTGGTCATTATGCCTGATAGTACTCAGAGAAAGTTAAAAGAAAAATATGCTGTTAATGGGGAATCTGTAAGTTTTGCAGATGGGATGCCTTATTTACTAATCGGGCAATCTTCCTTGATCGATTTGAATGCGAAACTAGAAAATCCAGTTCCGATGGACAGGTTTAGACCGAATTTTGTATTTGAAGGTGGAGAAGAGTTTATTGAAGATACTTGGGAAGAAATCCAAATTGGAGATGCCCTTTTCAAAATCACAAAACCTTGTGCACGCTGCGTCATGACCACAATAAACCAAGATGACGCAAGCAAAAGCAAAGAGCCGCTAAGGACATTGGCTACTTATAGAACGGTTGATGGAAAGGTCATGTTTGGGCAGAATATGTTGTTGTTGAAAGGGGTAAAAGTGAAAATTGGTGATTCATTGAAAACGATAAAATTGAAATAA
- the rpmB gene encoding 50S ribosomal protein L28 has product MAKVCDITGKRPQVGNNVSHANNKTKRKFLPNLHKKSFYVPEEDAWITLKVCSKALRTINKNGISSVLKKAQNEGFIIIK; this is encoded by the coding sequence ATGGCAAAAGTTTGTGACATCACCGGTAAAAGACCTCAAGTAGGTAATAATGTATCGCATGCGAACAACAAGACCAAGCGTAAATTCCTTCCAAACTTACATAAGAAATCATTTTATGTGCCTGAAGAAGATGCTTGGATCACTTTGAAAGTCTGTTCGAAGGCTTTGAGAACCATCAATAAGAATGGTATCAGCTCAGTATTGAAAAAAGCTCAGAACGAGGGTTTCATCATCATTAAATAA
- a CDS encoding DUF4295 domain-containing protein: MAKKVVATLKKEGGVTYAKVIKAVKSEKTGAYTFREEMVPTTMVQDTLKK, encoded by the coding sequence ATGGCTAAGAAAGTAGTAGCAACCCTAAAAAAAGAAGGTGGCGTAACATATGCTAAGGTAATCAAGGCTGTTAAGTCTGAAAAAACTGGTGCTTATACCTTCAGAGAAGAAATGGTTCCAACCACTATGGTTCAGGATACCTTGAAGA
- a CDS encoding DUF5522 domain-containing protein → MNSKKKPTEPMKLMPGDYYLNENGMMVFTAQYHLRRGYCCDSGCKHCPYKDELKG, encoded by the coding sequence ATGAATTCAAAAAAGAAGCCCACAGAACCAATGAAGTTGATGCCAGGAGATTATTATCTCAATGAGAATGGGATGATGGTCTTCACAGCACAATATCATTTAAGAAGGGGGTATTGCTGTGATAGTGGCTGTAAGCATTGTCCGTATAAGGATGAGTTGAAAGGTTAA
- the rocD gene encoding ornithine--oxo-acid transaminase, with protein MMETINSSKQAIELEDKYGAHNYHPLPVVLSKGEGVFLWDVEGKKYYDFLSAYSAVNQGHCHPRIKDALIEQAGTLTLTSRAFFNDVLGPFEKYITEYFGFDKVLPMNTGAEGVETALKIARKWGYEKKGVTENEAVIIVAENNFHGRTTTVISFSNDENARKNFGPYTPGFVKIPYDDIPALEKALENKNVVAFLVEPIQGEAGVFTPAEDFIRKASEACKAKNVLFIADEIQTGIARTGSLLAVCGNCTCEANCEKQTSYTQPDMLILGKAISGGFYPVSAVLANNDIMNVIKPGQHGSTFGGNPLGAKVAMTALEVVRDEKLALNARKLGKIFRQRMQILVDKYNILKLVRGKGLLNAVVVNDSEDSSTAWDMCVALKDNGLLAKPTHGNIIRFAPPLVMTEEQLHECCDIIEKVVKEFDKK; from the coding sequence ATGATGGAAACAATAAACTCAAGTAAACAAGCAATCGAGCTGGAAGATAAATATGGAGCGCACAATTACCATCCACTGCCAGTGGTATTGAGCAAGGGTGAAGGCGTGTTTCTATGGGATGTAGAAGGCAAAAAGTACTATGATTTTCTTTCTGCTTACTCAGCAGTCAATCAAGGGCATTGCCACCCTAGGATCAAAGATGCCCTGATCGAGCAGGCTGGCACATTGACTTTGACTTCTCGTGCATTTTTCAATGATGTGCTTGGCCCTTTTGAAAAATACATCACAGAATACTTTGGCTTTGACAAAGTGCTACCCATGAATACTGGTGCAGAAGGCGTGGAAACAGCCCTCAAAATCGCAAGAAAATGGGGATACGAGAAAAAGGGAGTTACTGAAAACGAAGCTGTAATCATCGTTGCTGAAAACAACTTCCATGGCAGAACGACTACCGTCATTTCCTTTTCAAACGATGAAAATGCAAGAAAGAATTTTGGTCCATACACACCTGGATTTGTTAAAATTCCTTATGATGACATTCCTGCATTGGAAAAAGCATTAGAAAATAAGAATGTGGTGGCTTTCCTCGTAGAACCTATTCAAGGTGAAGCTGGTGTATTTACTCCGGCTGAGGATTTTATCCGAAAAGCATCTGAAGCCTGCAAAGCCAAAAATGTTCTTTTCATCGCTGATGAAATCCAAACAGGTATTGCAAGAACAGGTTCTTTACTTGCCGTTTGTGGAAACTGCACCTGCGAGGCAAACTGTGAAAAACAAACAAGTTATACACAACCCGACATGCTGATCTTAGGCAAAGCTATTTCTGGCGGATTCTATCCAGTCTCTGCTGTGCTTGCCAATAATGACATCATGAATGTGATCAAACCAGGTCAACATGGCTCTACTTTTGGTGGAAATCCTCTAGGCGCAAAAGTTGCCATGACTGCCTTAGAAGTAGTTAGAGACGAAAAACTAGCCTTGAATGCACGGAAACTTGGAAAGATCTTCCGTCAAAGGATGCAAATTCTTGTGGATAAATACAACATATTGAAATTGGTAAGAGGAAAAGGGTTACTCAATGCAGTGGTCGTCAACGACTCCGAAGACAGCTCTACAGCTTGGGATATGTGTGTAGCACTTAAGGACAATGGTCTATTAGCCAAACCAACCCATGGTAATATTATCCGTTTTGCCCCACCTTTAGTGATGACCGAAGAACAATTGCATGAGTGCTGTGATATTATAGAGAAAGTTGTAAAGGAGTTTGATAAAAAATAA
- a CDS encoding porin, with translation MRIKIAMIIILGSMVFSKDVFARDIQRDSTATEATQTPLKKGWFESIQLRGYAQLRYNRLFETNPELKCDQCDRSWGENGGFFFRRIRLVFYGQIHERVYFYIQPDLASGGNNFAQIRDAYFDLGLDTKQEFRLRIGQSKVPFGFENLQSSQNRIPLDRNDGLNSAVANERDIGVMFYYAPSVVRKRFSYLVSSGLKGSGDYGVFGLGLYNGQTANQADKNNSLHVVSRLTYPFELPSGQIFETSFQGYTGKFVINRNPLTNFDQTEFREYRYGPSFILYPQPFGIQAEFNWGRGPEYDPETNTVNDAPLEGGYVLASYFLKKGKDIFIPFTRYHYYKGGKKHELDATKYRVKELEIGVEWQPHKNFELVTMYTISDRTFENSLNPDNRQKGSLLRLQAQINF, from the coding sequence ATGCGAATCAAAATCGCTATGATCATCATCCTCGGATCGATGGTCTTCTCCAAGGATGTTTTTGCAAGGGACATCCAAAGAGACTCTACCGCGACAGAAGCCACTCAAACTCCTTTGAAAAAAGGATGGTTTGAGTCCATTCAGTTGCGTGGCTATGCCCAATTGCGGTATAACAGATTATTTGAAACAAACCCTGAACTCAAATGTGATCAATGTGATAGATCATGGGGAGAAAATGGTGGTTTCTTTTTCCGTAGAATTAGACTCGTTTTTTATGGACAAATCCATGAAAGAGTTTACTTCTACATTCAACCTGATTTAGCTTCAGGAGGAAATAATTTTGCCCAGATTCGAGATGCTTATTTTGATCTTGGACTTGATACAAAACAAGAATTCAGATTAAGAATTGGCCAAAGTAAAGTACCTTTTGGATTTGAAAATTTGCAATCTAGTCAAAACAGAATCCCACTTGACCGAAATGATGGCCTCAATTCAGCTGTAGCAAACGAACGGGATATAGGTGTAATGTTTTATTATGCGCCTTCTGTTGTAAGAAAAAGGTTTAGCTACCTAGTTTCATCTGGACTCAAAGGTTCGGGCGATTATGGTGTTTTTGGCTTAGGCTTATATAACGGACAGACCGCCAATCAAGCGGATAAAAACAATTCACTGCACGTAGTTTCAAGACTTACCTATCCTTTTGAATTGCCATCGGGTCAAATTTTCGAAACTTCCTTTCAAGGATATACTGGTAAATTCGTGATCAATAGAAATCCTTTAACTAACTTTGATCAAACAGAATTTAGAGAATATCGATATGGACCAAGTTTTATACTCTATCCACAACCTTTTGGTATTCAAGCTGAATTCAATTGGGGAAGAGGCCCTGAATATGATCCAGAAACTAACACCGTAAATGATGCTCCTTTGGAAGGTGGCTATGTATTAGCTTCTTATTTCTTGAAAAAAGGAAAGGATATTTTTATACCATTTACAAGATACCATTATTACAAAGGTGGGAAAAAACATGAACTAGACGCAACAAAATATCGGGTGAAAGAACTCGAAATAGGTGTAGAATGGCAGCCACATAAAAACTTTGAATTGGTAACCATGTATACCATTTCAGATAGAACTTTTGAGAATTCACTCAATCCAGACAATCGGCAAAAAGGATCTTTATTGAGATTACAAGCACAGATCAATTTCTAA
- a CDS encoding HAD family hydrolase, with product MQKAIIFDMDGVICHTNPFHSQAFKSFFAKRNMYPTESEFADHMYGKSNSYIMSHFFGREIVGEELLQLEDEKESLFREIYAKQVNPIGGFMEFLNQLKSNKLLTGVATSAPLANLELIAGKLSLLDKMESVLASEHVSKHKPDPEVYLKSAENLGVLPENCIVFEDSFSGVSAALNAGMKVVGVLSSHTKEELPPCDLYIENYLDLNLKEVTSLF from the coding sequence ATGCAAAAAGCAATTATTTTCGATATGGACGGAGTCATCTGTCATACCAATCCTTTTCACTCACAAGCCTTCAAATCATTTTTTGCTAAAAGAAATATGTATCCAACAGAATCGGAATTTGCAGACCACATGTATGGTAAAAGCAACTCCTATATCATGAGTCATTTTTTTGGTAGAGAAATAGTAGGTGAAGAATTGTTACAACTAGAAGATGAAAAAGAAAGCTTATTCAGAGAAATCTATGCAAAACAAGTCAATCCAATCGGTGGCTTTATGGAATTTCTGAATCAATTAAAATCTAACAAACTCCTTACAGGAGTAGCTACTTCAGCACCTTTAGCCAATCTTGAACTGATCGCTGGAAAGCTATCATTATTAGACAAGATGGAATCCGTATTGGCCAGTGAACATGTAAGCAAGCACAAGCCTGACCCAGAAGTTTATCTTAAATCTGCTGAAAATCTTGGCGTCTTGCCAGAAAACTGCATCGTATTTGAGGACTCTTTCTCAGGTGTTTCCGCTGCTTTGAATGCTGGCATGAAAGTAGTCGGTGTATTATCTTCGCACACCAAAGAAGAACTGCCTCCTTGTGATCTTTATATTGAAAACTATCTAGATCTAAATTTAAAAGAAGTGACAAGCCTATTTTGA
- the dnaK gene encoding molecular chaperone DnaK has translation MGKIIGIDLGTTNSCVAVMEGNEPVVIQNSEGRRTTPSIVAFLDNGNGERKVGDPAKRQAITNPANTISSVKRFMGKKFSEVSEEKKHASYKVEQGTNDTVAVKIGDRSYTPQELSAMILQKMKSTAEDFLGQEVTEAVITVPAYFNDAERQATKEAGQIAGLEVKRIINEPTAAALAYGMDKKNQDMKIAVYDLGGGTFDVSILELGDGVFEVKSTNGDVHLGGDDFDQVIINWLADEFKSEEQIDLRQDPMALQRLKEAAEKAKIELSSSSSTEINLPYITATQSGPKHLVRTLSRAKFEQLSEDLVRRSMEPCKKALQDAGLSASDIDEVILVGGSTRIPKIQEEVEKFFGKKPSKGVNPDEVVAIGAAIQGGVLTGEVKDVLLLDVTPLSLGIETMGGVFTKLIEANTTIPSKKSEVFSTAADNQPAVDIHVLQGERPLAKDNRTIGRFQLTDIPPAQRGVPQIEVTFDIDANGILNVSAKDKGTGKEQKIKIEASSGLSQDDIERMKREAEANAATDKAEKEKIEKLNGADSLIFQTEKQLKEYGEKLSEGNKSNISAALETLKTAHQSQDLAGIDAAMEGLNKAWEAASQEIYNATQGAGAQAGPDASAGGSAEAGDSVSDVDYEEVSEDKK, from the coding sequence ATGGGAAAAATCATAGGTATAGACTTGGGTACTACGAACTCTTGTGTTGCTGTAATGGAAGGTAACGAGCCGGTGGTGATCCAAAACTCAGAAGGTAGAAGAACAACTCCTTCTATCGTAGCATTCTTGGACAATGGAAATGGAGAGAGAAAAGTAGGGGATCCTGCCAAGCGTCAGGCCATCACTAACCCTGCCAATACCATTTCTTCTGTTAAGAGATTTATGGGTAAGAAGTTCTCTGAAGTTTCTGAGGAGAAAAAACACGCTTCTTACAAAGTAGAACAAGGAACCAATGACACTGTAGCTGTAAAAATCGGTGACAGATCATATACTCCACAAGAACTTTCTGCGATGATTCTTCAGAAAATGAAGAGCACTGCGGAGGATTTCTTAGGGCAAGAAGTGACTGAAGCTGTCATCACTGTGCCAGCTTACTTCAACGATGCAGAGCGTCAGGCTACCAAAGAAGCTGGGCAGATTGCAGGTCTTGAAGTGAAGAGGATCATCAATGAGCCTACGGCAGCAGCCTTGGCTTATGGCATGGACAAGAAAAACCAAGATATGAAGATCGCAGTGTATGACCTTGGTGGTGGTACATTTGACGTGTCTATCTTGGAATTGGGTGATGGCGTATTCGAAGTGAAATCTACCAATGGTGATGTCCACCTCGGTGGTGATGACTTTGACCAAGTGATCATCAACTGGCTTGCCGACGAGTTCAAGTCAGAAGAACAAATCGATCTAAGACAAGATCCAATGGCACTTCAAAGATTGAAAGAAGCTGCTGAAAAAGCTAAAATCGAATTATCAAGCTCTTCTTCAACAGAAATCAACTTGCCATACATCACTGCAACGCAGTCTGGTCCTAAGCACTTGGTGAGAACCTTGAGCAGAGCAAAATTTGAGCAGCTTTCAGAGGATTTGGTAAGAAGGTCTATGGAGCCTTGTAAAAAAGCACTTCAGGATGCGGGACTTTCTGCCTCTGATATCGATGAAGTCATCTTGGTAGGTGGTTCTACAAGGATTCCTAAGATTCAAGAGGAAGTGGAGAAGTTCTTCGGCAAGAAGCCATCTAAAGGCGTAAACCCAGATGAAGTAGTGGCAATCGGTGCAGCGATCCAAGGTGGTGTTTTGACTGGTGAAGTGAAGGATGTACTTCTTTTGGATGTGACGCCTCTTTCATTGGGGATAGAGACCATGGGCGGTGTGTTTACCAAATTGATCGAAGCTAACACAACCATTCCTTCCAAGAAGTCTGAGGTGTTCTCTACCGCTGCTGACAATCAGCCGGCTGTTGATATCCATGTATTGCAAGGAGAAAGACCTTTGGCTAAGGATAATAGAACGATTGGTAGATTCCAATTGACAGATATTCCACCAGCACAAAGGGGTGTTCCTCAAATCGAAGTGACATTCGATATTGATGCAAACGGTATCCTTAATGTATCTGCAAAAGATAAAGGAACTGGTAAAGAGCAAAAAATCAAGATCGAAGCTTCTTCAGGATTGTCTCAAGACGATATCGAAAGAATGAAGAGAGAAGCAGAAGCAAATGCTGCTACTGACAAAGCTGAGAAAGAAAAAATCGAGAAACTCAATGGAGCAGATAGCTTGATCTTCCAGACAGAGAAGCAGTTGAAGGAATATGGTGAGAAGTTGTCAGAAGGCAATAAATCCAATATCTCTGCAGCTCTGGAAACCTTGAAAACTGCACATCAGTCTCAAGACTTGGCAGGAATCGATGCTGCTATGGAAGGCTTGAACAAGGCTTGGGAAGCTGCTTCTCAAGAAATCTACAATGCTACGCAAGGTGCAGGAGCTCAAGCAGGCCCTGATGCTAGCGCTGGTGGATCTGCCGAAGCTGGGGACAGTGTGTCAGATGTAGATTACGAAGAAGTATCTGAAGATAAAAAATAA
- the hemB gene encoding porphobilinogen synthase has product MQRRPRRNRKSQAIRNMVEETRLSVKDFIFPMFLIDGVNQKVEVASMPGIYRYSLDLMLKEIEDCVNLGIMAFDIFPAYPESKKDKYATESHNPETFYLKAIHKIKTTFPEIVVMTDVAMDPYSSDGHDGLVENGKILNDETLEILGKMSLAQAHAGADILGPSDMMDGRVGFIRNVLDENGYTDVSIMSYTAKYASAFYGPFRDALDSAPKSGDKKTYQMDSANYYEAMIEADLDTEEGADFLMVKPALAYLDVIRLLKDNSNLPIAAYNVSGEYAMIKASAERGWLDGERAMLESLLSIKRAGANVILSYFAKEYALIARD; this is encoded by the coding sequence ATGCAAAGAAGACCAAGAAGGAATAGAAAGTCTCAAGCCATCAGAAACATGGTGGAAGAAACGAGGCTTTCTGTAAAAGACTTTATTTTCCCGATGTTTTTGATCGATGGTGTCAATCAAAAGGTAGAAGTAGCTTCCATGCCAGGCATCTACAGATACTCCTTGGATCTCATGCTGAAAGAGATCGAAGACTGTGTCAATTTGGGGATCATGGCTTTTGATATTTTCCCTGCATACCCTGAAAGCAAAAAAGACAAGTACGCTACAGAAAGCCACAACCCTGAGACCTTTTACCTCAAAGCCATCCATAAAATCAAGACTACTTTTCCCGAGATCGTGGTGATGACTGATGTGGCTATGGATCCTTATAGTTCAGATGGCCATGATGGCTTGGTGGAAAATGGCAAAATTCTTAATGATGAAACTTTGGAGATCTTGGGAAAGATGTCGCTTGCACAGGCTCATGCCGGAGCAGATATTCTAGGCCCTTCTGATATGATGGATGGAAGAGTTGGCTTTATCAGAAATGTCTTGGATGAAAATGGCTACACAGATGTATCAATAATGTCCTACACCGCCAAATATGCATCTGCTTTTTATGGTCCATTTAGAGATGCTCTTGATTCTGCTCCAAAGTCCGGAGATAAAAAAACTTACCAAATGGATTCTGCCAACTATTATGAAGCGATGATTGAGGCAGATTTGGATACAGAAGAAGGAGCTGATTTCTTAATGGTCAAACCTGCACTAGCATATTTAGATGTGATCCGACTATTGAAAGACAATTCCAATTTACCCATCGCAGCGTACAATGTCAGCGGAGAATATGCCATGATCAAAGCCTCTGCAGAAAGAGGATGGCTAGACGGAGAAAGAGCCATGCTAGAGTCCCTCCTCAGCATCAAACGCGCTGGAGCGAATGTGATTTTAAGTTATTTTGCAAAGGAGTATGCCTTGATAGCGAGAGATTGA
- the rpmG gene encoding 50S ribosomal protein L33 → MAKKGNRVQVIMECTEHKASGVPGTSRYITTKNRKNTTERLELKKFNPILKKVTVHKEIK, encoded by the coding sequence ATGGCTAAGAAAGGTAACAGAGTACAAGTGATTATGGAATGTACAGAGCACAAAGCTTCTGGTGTTCCAGGTACTTCAAGATACATCACAACAAAAAACCGTAAGAATACAACTGAGAGATTGGAATTGAAAAAATTCAACCCTATCTTGAAAAAAGTAACGGTTCACAAGGAAATTAAATAA
- a CDS encoding TlpA family protein disulfide reductase has product MKIILTFFTYLLLVNTGVNDTNNFKDQLNDTLKKNKAIAELSPGEAAVINIWATWCGPCIKEIPEMNELVQEYKNRNVRFLAFSNETMNTYKSFLKRRPDFQFDYEISFGDTRSINLLKAQDKQRGGTAIPIHILINKDGDVEQVFIGASPANIQKIKTFLDKQASAK; this is encoded by the coding sequence ATGAAAATCATCTTAACATTTTTCACTTATCTCCTTTTGGTTAACACCGGAGTAAATGACACTAACAATTTCAAAGATCAATTGAATGATACTTTGAAGAAGAATAAAGCCATTGCTGAACTTTCTCCTGGGGAGGCGGCAGTAATTAATATTTGGGCAACTTGGTGTGGACCATGTATCAAAGAAATACCAGAAATGAACGAGCTCGTCCAAGAATACAAAAATAGAAATGTAAGGTTTTTGGCATTTTCAAACGAAACAATGAATACATACAAATCCTTCCTCAAAAGAAGACCTGATTTTCAATTTGATTATGAAATAAGTTTTGGCGACACACGAAGCATCAATTTACTCAAGGCACAAGACAAGCAAAGAGGTGGCACTGCCATTCCAATACACATTTTAATCAACAAAGACGGCGATGTTGAACAAGTCTTCATAGGTGCATCTCCTGCAAATATTCAAAAAATTAAGACCTTCTTGGACAAACAGGCTTCCGCCAAATAA